The Streptomyces sp. NBC_00569 genomic sequence ACCTTCCTGCTCGCCGGCGCCGTACTCCTGAGCGTGGTCCTCGCCTGGTCGATTCCCCTGCTGACGCCGCTGCTGCCCGGGCCGCTGGCGTTCGCCGCCACGGTCGTGGAGCTCCGATCCCCCGCGGGCTGACCCGCGGTAGCGCCCCGCCCCTCTGCACTCACGTACGACACCACGGGAGTTCTCGCATGACCTATCCGCACCTGGACGCCGCCGGCCACCCGCGCCCGCAACTCGTCCGTGACCCCAACTGGCGTGACCTGAGCGGTCCGTGGCAGTTCGCCCACGACGACGCGGACCGCGGCCGCTCCGGCCGCTGGATGGACCCGGACACCACCGAGCCGTTCACCGCCACCGTCACCGTGCCCTACCCGCCCGAGTCCGAGGCCTCGGGCATCGCGGACACCTCCTTCCACCCCGTGCTCTGGTACCGGCGCACGATCGAGGTCACCCGGCCGGCCTCGGGACGGCGCCTCCTGTTGCACTTCGGCGCGGTCGACCACCGAGCCGAGGTGTGGGTGAACGGACAGCTCGTAGGACGTCACGAAGGCGGCCACACGGGCTTCTCCTGCGATCTCACCGACGCCGTCCTCAAGGACGGGGAGCAGACCGTCGTCGTCCGGGCCGAGGACCAGCCGCTCGACGCCGCGCAGCCTCGCGGCAAGCAGGACTGGCGACGCGATCCGCACGTCATCTGGTACCACCGCACCTCAGGGATCTGGCAGCCGGTGTGGCTGGAGGACGTCCCGGACGCACACATCACGCAACTGCACTGGACCCCCGACGTCGCCCACGCCCGCGTCCGCTGCCGGATCCGGCTCAGCCAGTGGCCGCAACGTCCGACGGCCGTCACCGTGCGCCTCACCCGGGGCGATCGGGTGCTCGCCGAGCAGCGCACGCTGACCGACGGGCAGGAGACGGAGTTCGATGTCGCCGTAGCGGCCCTTCGGCACGCTCAGGACCTCGACGAACTGCTGTGGAGCCCCGACCGGCCGCATCTCGTGGACGCGACCGTGACGCTGAACGACGCGGCCGACGACACCCCCGTCGACCGCGTCTCGTCCTACCTGGGGCTGCGCGACATCGGCTGGGACGACGGCGTCTTCCTGCTCAACCACAAGCCGTACTTCCTGCGCTTCGCGCTCCAGCAGGGCTACTGGCCCGCATCCCATCTCGCGGCCCCGTCCGAAGCGTTGCGCCGCGACGCCGAACTGGCCAAGTCCATCGGCCTCAACGGGCTGCGCATCCACCAGAAGATCGAGGATCCCCGCTTCCTCTACTGGGCCGACCGGCTCGGTCTGATGCTCTGGGAGGAGATGCCGTCGGCGTACACGTTCGGTGCGCAGACCGTCGAGCGGGTGGTCGGCGAATGGACCGAGGCGATCGCCCGCGACCTCAGCCACCCGTCGATCGTCGCGTGGGTCCCGGTCAACGAGTCGTGGTCCGTCCCGAACCCGGCGCTCGTCCCCGCCCAGCGGCACTTCATGGACAGCCTCTACCACCTGACCAAAGCCCTCGACCCGTCGCGTCCTTCCGTGTCCAACGACGGTTGGGAGATCTCCGCCGCCGACATCTGGGGTGTGCACGACTACACGCAGGACGCTCAGGTGCTGCGCGAGCGGTACGGGCGCTCCTCGTTGCGGCAGGGCGAGATTGTCGAGCAGTGGCCGGGTGCCAAGCGGCTCGTCCTGGACGGCGTACGCCACCAGGGGCAGCCTGTCGTACTGAGTGAGTTCGGCGGGGCCACCTTCGAACCGGCCGAGGGCGCCGAGTGGTTCGGCTACGACACCGTGAGCACGAAGGAGGACTTCGCCGAGCGGCTGGCCGGGCTGGTGGGCGCCGCGGTGGACTCCGGGCTCGCCGGTTTCTGCTTCACCCAGTTCACCGACACGGAGCAGGAGATCAATGGCCTGTTCTCGGCGGACCGTCAACCGAAGCTCCCTGTACGGGAGTTGCGCGAGATCCTCACCCGGACCCGCAGCCTGGGCCGAGGCGCGCCGTAAGGCGCGTCACCGGTCGTCAGACGGTTCCCGCGGGGCCGGGCGGCAGGTGGACGGTCATGATGAGATGGCAGGTCTCCGTGCCGGAACCGCGGTAGGTGTGGGGGGCGTTGCCGTCGAAGGTGGCTGTCTGTCCGGCCTCGACAGGGTGCTCGGTGCCATCGACCTCGAGGATCATCTCTCCGGCGGTGACGCTGACGGTTTCGACGACTCCGGCCTGGTGGGGGTGGCTGGGATATGCCTCGCCGGGTGCCAGCTGCCAGCGCCAGACCTCGACCGGGGCGGGGCTCGAGGTCGTCAGCATGAGCCGGGCCTCACTGCCCCGCTCCCCCGTCCACAGCGGCATCACGGCACCGGCGGTCACGACACGAACGCGCCCTTCGGCCGGCCCCTCCATCAGGGCGGACACCGAGACGCCGAGGGTGTCGGCGAGCCGGACCAGCGTGGCGAAGTTCGGGTTGCCCTGAGCCTTCTCCAGTCCGACCAGGGCCCCCTTGCTGACCTTGGCGCGCCGGCCGAGTTCGTCCAGGGACAGGCCCGCTCGGGTACGGGCCGCCCTGACGTTGTGCGCGAGCGTGCGCAGGGCTTCCTCTGCCTCGGCCATCCGATCACCATCCTCCCCGGTGGACCACTGCAATGCACCGTCCGGTCGGTTGGTTGACACAGCGCGGTCGGTCCGTTGTACGGTCTGGTCGTTCCGCTGCAAGACTAAGGGATGTACCCGTGATCGCTCTGCTGCTGGCTCTGGGCAGCTCACTCGCCTACGGCTGCGCCGACTTCCTCGGCGGCCTCGGTGCCCGAAAGGCGCACGTGCTGCGCACCGTGATGGTCGCCGCCCCGGCCAGCCTCGCGGTCGAGCTGCTGCTGTGGCCCGTGCTCGGCGCGTCGTTCGGCCCGGGCGTCGTGGGCTGGGGTGCCGCCTCCGGCGTCGCCTCGGCGGTGGCGTTCGCGCTCCTCTACAAGACCCTGGCCATCGGCCCGATGAACGTGCTGTCCCCGGTCACCGCGCTGGTGTCCGCCGCGCTCCCGGTCGGCGTGGGTCTGATGCAGGGCGAGCGGCTGGGCACGGCCGGGCTGCTCGGCCTGCCGCTCGCCCTCATCGCCGTCGTGCTGGTCAGCGCCGGGCACGGCGCGGGCTCGGCACGTCCGTCACGCACCGCGCTGCTGCTGGCGTTCGGCGCGGGCGCCGCGATCGCCCTCCAGCTGGTCTTCCTGCACCAGGCGCCGGCGGACAGCGGCGTGGCCCCGCTCATCGTCGGCAGGGCGGTCTCGACAGCGGTCACCCTGACCGCGGCCGGAGTCATGCGCCACAGGCTCGGCCGCGAGAAGCCCGCCTACGCCATGTCGGCCGCGGCGGGTGTGCTGGACTCGGTGGCGAACCTGCTGTTCCTCATCGCCGTCCGCAGCGGAGACCTCACGGTCGTCGCCGTGATCACAGCTCTCTACCCGGTCGGCACGGTGCTGCTCGCCCGGAGTGTGCTCGCCGAACGCATCCACCGCGGCCAGCTCGTCGGCCTGGGCACCGCGGCCGTCGCCGTCAGCCTCCTGGCCCTCACCTGAACCGGCCCACCACCCCACAAGGAGAAGAGCGTGTTCATCCAACCCTGGGACGCAGCACTGGACGAGGGCGAATGGCAGACGTGGATCGCGGAAGGCCACGACTTCGGCCAGCTCGGCGTCAACGGCCTTCCCGGCCAGGCCCCCGTGGTCGTCCCCACCCACTTCACCGGCGACGACAACCAGCTTCTGATCCACTTCGCCCGC encodes the following:
- a CDS encoding sugar-binding domain-containing protein, with the protein product MTYPHLDAAGHPRPQLVRDPNWRDLSGPWQFAHDDADRGRSGRWMDPDTTEPFTATVTVPYPPESEASGIADTSFHPVLWYRRTIEVTRPASGRRLLLHFGAVDHRAEVWVNGQLVGRHEGGHTGFSCDLTDAVLKDGEQTVVVRAEDQPLDAAQPRGKQDWRRDPHVIWYHRTSGIWQPVWLEDVPDAHITQLHWTPDVAHARVRCRIRLSQWPQRPTAVTVRLTRGDRVLAEQRTLTDGQETEFDVAVAALRHAQDLDELLWSPDRPHLVDATVTLNDAADDTPVDRVSSYLGLRDIGWDDGVFLLNHKPYFLRFALQQGYWPASHLAAPSEALRRDAELAKSIGLNGLRIHQKIEDPRFLYWADRLGLMLWEEMPSAYTFGAQTVERVVGEWTEAIARDLSHPSIVAWVPVNESWSVPNPALVPAQRHFMDSLYHLTKALDPSRPSVSNDGWEISAADIWGVHDYTQDAQVLRERYGRSSLRQGEIVEQWPGAKRLVLDGVRHQGQPVVLSEFGGATFEPAEGAEWFGYDTVSTKEDFAERLAGLVGAAVDSGLAGFCFTQFTDTEQEINGLFSADRQPKLPVRELREILTRTRSLGRGAP
- a CDS encoding helix-turn-helix domain-containing protein, which gives rise to MAEAEEALRTLAHNVRAARTRAGLSLDELGRRAKVSKGALVGLEKAQGNPNFATLVRLADTLGVSVSALMEGPAEGRVRVVTAGAVMPLWTGERGSEARLMLTTSSPAPVEVWRWQLAPGEAYPSHPHQAGVVETVSVTAGEMILEVDGTEHPVEAGQTATFDGNAPHTYRGSGTETCHLIMTVHLPPGPAGTV
- a CDS encoding EamA family transporter, producing the protein MIALLLALGSSLAYGCADFLGGLGARKAHVLRTVMVAAPASLAVELLLWPVLGASFGPGVVGWGAASGVASAVAFALLYKTLAIGPMNVLSPVTALVSAALPVGVGLMQGERLGTAGLLGLPLALIAVVLVSAGHGAGSARPSRTALLLAFGAGAAIALQLVFLHQAPADSGVAPLIVGRAVSTAVTLTAAGVMRHRLGREKPAYAMSAAAGVLDSVANLLFLIAVRSGDLTVVAVITALYPVGTVLLARSVLAERIHRGQLVGLGTAAVAVSLLALT